TTCCGGGATTTGCGACAGTGGAGGTAATTCCGTAATGAGGCCGCTATGGTACGATTTGTTGGCCTGTTTGATCTTTGAGATAACGCCCAATGTTGGCACGCTCAAGGTATGCATGACGTCATTGCTATCCTCAAACGTATCGTGCGAGTATTCATAGAGGAGTGCCAGCCCGAATGCAAGCATCGCACCAATAAGCGCTGCCAGCAGCACTTTAATGACGAGATTGCGGCTGAGAGGCTCCCTCGGGATGATCGCTTGCTGGATAATTTCAATTGAATTGGTTCGCTGCTGGATGTTTGCCAGCGTCATGGTGTACTGCGCGATGTTGGAATTCGTCTCGTTGATCTGGTCCACGAGCGTGCTGCGTTCTTCCACCAGGGTTTGACGCCTCGCTGCGGATAAATCTTCATCCTCTAGTTCAGTCTCAATATCACCTAATTGGGACCGCAGCGCCTGCAGGTCATTCGATTGGGCGTTGATGTGCTCGTTCAGGCTTGTAATCTGTAACTGCTGCTCTTCGGTCAAATTGGTTGGGCTTTGTTCGATGAGCTGTTGCGCCAATTCATTGGCAATATCTGCCGTCAATAGGGGGTCAACGTAGGTAACAGAAACTTGCAGCAGAGACGTTTTGGCTATCGTCTGGGTCGAAACAAGGTTGTCAAATTCATCTTCAGTTAGCGAGAGGGATAGTTTTTCAATCACTGCGTTGTGCAAATTGGGTGTGCGTAAAATCTGGGCATAAGTATCTGCCAGGGCAATGCCCGTATTGATGTCTTGCGTTGTTGGATTCTGGCTTTCCAGAAAGTTGCCCACAGAAAGGGTAACTTGTGCCTGGTATTGGTTTGGCGCTGCCATCGTTGTGATATAAGCCAGCGTCCCGCCAACAACAGCGCAAAGGATGAGTGCCCAACCCCATTTGCGCAACAGGCGAATATACTGAATAAGCTCCATACGTCATAGTCCTCAGAAGTTAAACGGCAACCTTTGAAAAAATAGGTCCCGCAAGTAGAGCATATGTGAATTATAGGCCCGATGACATTAAGATGTTGGGGCATTGGCGGTTTTTAGGGTAATAGTCCTATCTTGTGCTACCTGAGCAGTTCTATTTGTTGGTCATGTGTCTAATAAAAAGCACTGGTTTCTCAGCCAGTGCTTTTTATGGTTGTCGTATGGGTGCTGCGTTTAACTCAGGATAGGCGTTTCTGACGTTTGGGTATCGTTGGTATGGATTTGTAAGGTAATGATTTGGCTGAAGTCACTTTGTTCAGTCAGGGGGGCGCGGTGTGTCATGAAGATGATTGTGCGCTCTTTGCCAGCAGATAAAACAGACGCCAGCACACTGTTCGCTGTGACGGGGTCCAGATTAGCTGTGATCTCATCTAACAGCCAGATGGGCGAATCTTTTAGCAGAATACGTGCCAGGGCCACGCGCTGACGCTCCCCACCGCTGAGTGATGCCCCATCTTCACCAACATACGTATCGTAGCCTTGTGGCAGCGAGAGGATGAAGTCATGGATGTAAGCGGCTCTGGCGGCTGTTTCGATGTCTTCATCTGTCGCCTCTTTACGAGCGATGCGGATATTTTCACGGATGGTGGTGTTGAACAGATGGGTGCGTTGTGTCATCACGCCGAAAATCTGGCGGATGTCCTCGTGTGCGAGCGCCTTAAGGTCGCTGCTCCCAATTGAAATTTGCCCTGTTTCATAATCCCAGAAGCGCATCAAGAGATTCACCAATGACGACTTGCCGGAGCCGCTCTCGCCCATGATGAGGATACGCTGGCCGTAGGGCACGGTCAGTGAAAAATCAGACAGGACATACGGTTCATCAGGCGCATAGCGAAAAGATACATGAGACAAGTTTAGGTCCATACTGCTTGTTGGTGCTGCCTGCGGTGCGGAAGGTTCCGGGATAATCGGCGTGCTGTCGATGACTTCAAACACGCGCTGGGCAGATTCAATCTCCTTGCCTAGGTGCTGTGTCGCTAAGGCCAGCGGCGTGAGCGCTTCAAATGCGGCAATCGTACCCAGGGCCAGCGTCGCCAGATAGACCCCATCGACGCGGTTTACGGCCACCAGCAGCACACAGAAAGCCGCTATATTCACCAACAAAACGGAAATCCCGCCCTGTAAGCCATCCAGGCGGGCCATTTGTTGTTCCCGTTGTGCCAGGTCGTCGTTGACCGTATGGAACGTATTTGCACGCTGTGCTGCATAACCATACGCCATGCTATCCGCCAGGCCCTGGATGCTGTCCACCAGATGAATATTCATCAAGGTGCGGGCCCGGACGACCTGCTGCCCAATGGATTTACCAATCCACCATGTGAAGAGAGGCAGCAGCGTCCCGGCTATGACCATGAAGATCACCAGCACCAGCGCAGACAGCGGGTCGAATAGGGCAAAGACGAGTCCCATCACCACGGTGATGATGAGCGCAACAATAGGGGGTGCCACCACGCGCAGATAAAGATTTTGCAGTTCATCAATATCTGTGACGAGGCGCGACATCAAGTCGCCACTGCTGTACGCTCTTAACTGAGCTGGCGAGAGCGGTTCAATGCGTTCATAAAACCAGACTCGCAACTGCGCCAGCAGTCGGAAGGTGACATCATGGCTGATGAGGCGCTCCAGATAGCGGAAGATGGCCCGCGATAAGCCAAAGAAGCGTACGGCGGTCGGGGCCACACCCAGGGATGTAATGCCCAGTTGTAGGCCTGCTGTACTGATAAGCCATGCTGAGGTCATCATGAGGCCAATGCTGCTGCCAATCGTCGCGACAGAGAGCAGCAATGCCAGGAGAACCTGCCGTGAGAAGGGCCGCATCAGGCGGATGAGCTGCCATAAGATGGATTTAGGGGAGCGCATAGGTCGTTTCTCCGTAGGCTTGCATCAGCTCATAATAAGCGCCCTGTTGCGCGATCAGCGATTCATGTGTGCCGCTTTCCACAATACGGCCACCATCTAACACAAAGATTTTATCGGCCTGAACGATGGTATTCAGCCGATGTGCAATCACGATGAACGTGCGGCCTTTGATATAGGCTTGCAGGTTCTGTTGAATCTGTGCTTCATTTTCGGCATCCAGGTTGGCTGTTGCTTCATCGAAGATATAGATAGGGGCATGGCGTAAGAATGCCCGTGCCAGCGCGATACGCTGTGCTTGCCCACCGCTGAGACGCGTCGCATTCTCGCCCAGGAGGGTGTCGTAGCCTTGGGGCAGTCGCTCGATGAAAGTATGGGCCTGGGCATCTTTGGCCGCCTGGATGATCTCTGCTAGGGAGGCATCTGGCTTACCAATGCGGATGTTATCGGCAGCGCTCATGTTGAATAGATAGCTGCGCTGGGGGACCCATGCGATATGCTGTCGCCATTGGTCCGCGTCAATTGCCTGTAAGTCTTTTTCTGTGCTGCCATCGAAGACGCGGATGTTGCCCTGGTCTGGTTGGGCAAAGCGCAGCAGTAAATTAGCAATCGTCGTCTTGCCGCTGCCTGTCGCGCCGACAAAAGCGACGTGCTGGCCCGCTTCAATTGTGAATGTCGCTTCTTTGAGGGCGGGGCGTGCACCATCTTCATAGGCACAACTTACCTGTTCAAACTGGATGCGCTGGACCTGTGCAATGGGCGCTGTGCCTGTTTCGTCGGGTAAGGGTGTATTGAGTATCGCGTAGATGCGGTCCGCAGCAGCAGCGCCATCCTGTGCCGAGTGCCATTTTGCGCCCAGGTCGCGCAGTGGCATATAGAACTCCGGCGCGAGGATCAGCAAAAAGAGGGCCTGCTCAAAGATAATGCCCCCAGCCAGCAACCGCAGGCCAATCTCGACGGCTACCACGGCTACGCTGAT
The Phototrophicus methaneseepsis DNA segment above includes these coding regions:
- a CDS encoding Wzz/FepE/Etk N-terminal domain-containing protein — translated: MELIQYIRLLRKWGWALILCAVVGGTLAYITTMAAPNQYQAQVTLSVGNFLESQNPTTQDINTGIALADTYAQILRTPNLHNAVIEKLSLSLTEDEFDNLVSTQTIAKTSLLQVSVTYVDPLLTADIANELAQQLIEQSPTNLTEEQQLQITSLNEHINAQSNDLQALRSQLGDIETELEDEDLSAARRQTLVEERSTLVDQINETNSNIAQYTMTLANIQQRTNSIEIIQQAIIPREPLSRNLVIKVLLAALIGAMLAFGLALLYEYSHDTFEDSNDVMHTLSVPTLGVISKIKQANKSYHSGLITELPPLSQIPEEYRTLRTNLLFALQDKRFIVVSSPLPQEGKTITAANLALMIAQAGMSVVLVDCDLRIPRQHEVFGLANGIGLTNLILNQRSQIAKPTHASSEVSLARVPMPDYWQEIAQETEQPNLTVITSGFNPPNPTELLGTMLVKRWADQMLQSGVDYVIFDTPPILVASDAAVLASRLNAEVLLVIDAQKTKRGSAIEAVQRFKNVQVNTIGTLFNRSDPRAHSYYGPHYDKYYQNN
- the cydC gene encoding thiol reductant ABC exporter subunit CydC, which produces MRSPKSILWQLIRLMRPFSRQVLLALLLSVATIGSSIGLMMTSAWLISTAGLQLGITSLGVAPTAVRFFGLSRAIFRYLERLISHDVTFRLLAQLRVWFYERIEPLSPAQLRAYSSGDLMSRLVTDIDELQNLYLRVVAPPIVALIITVVMGLVFALFDPLSALVLVIFMVIAGTLLPLFTWWIGKSIGQQVVRARTLMNIHLVDSIQGLADSMAYGYAAQRANTFHTVNDDLAQREQQMARLDGLQGGISVLLVNIAAFCVLLVAVNRVDGVYLATLALGTIAAFEALTPLALATQHLGKEIESAQRVFEVIDSTPIIPEPSAPQAAPTSSMDLNLSHVSFRYAPDEPYVLSDFSLTVPYGQRILIMGESGSGKSSLVNLLMRFWDYETGQISIGSSDLKALAHEDIRQIFGVMTQRTHLFNTTIRENIRIARKEATDEDIETAARAAYIHDFILSLPQGYDTYVGEDGASLSGGERQRVALARILLKDSPIWLLDEITANLDPVTANSVLASVLSAGKERTIIFMTHRAPLTEQSDFSQIITLQIHTNDTQTSETPILS
- the cydD gene encoding thiol reductant ABC exporter subunit CydD, coding for MDRRLMAETRLARYAFMATVALSLVGGLLIITQAHFLSQIINQVFLQEATRAEVGGLFIALLIVILLRAVNQSGIQVTASEVAIRIKADLRERLTNHLMQLGPAFTQQERSGELTITATSGIEALDSFFREYLPALFTSLLIPLAILIVVLPRDLLTFVVLLITAPLIPLFMALIGMATGALARSQYSQLGQMSAHFLDVMQGLTTLKLFNRSKPQIATIRKITDQFRASTLSLLRVAFLSAFVLELMATISVAVVAVEIGLRLLAGGIIFEQALFLLILAPEFYMPLRDLGAKWHSAQDGAAAADRIYAILNTPLPDETGTAPIAQVQRIQFEQVSCAYEDGARPALKEATFTIEAGQHVAFVGATGSGKTTIANLLLRFAQPDQGNIRVFDGSTEKDLQAIDADQWRQHIAWVPQRSYLFNMSAADNIRIGKPDASLAEIIQAAKDAQAHTFIERLPQGYDTLLGENATRLSGGQAQRIALARAFLRHAPIYIFDEATANLDAENEAQIQQNLQAYIKGRTFIVIAHRLNTIVQADKIFVLDGGRIVESGTHESLIAQQGAYYELMQAYGETTYALP